A stretch of the Meles meles chromosome 19, mMelMel3.1 paternal haplotype, whole genome shotgun sequence genome encodes the following:
- the LOC123930570 gene encoding vomeronasal type-1 receptor 4-like, with protein MASRELVIGVILLTQTMVGILGNFCLLYHYLLRYFTGCRLRPTDLIVKHLIVANSLSLLCKGVPQTMAAFRWNSFPSDFGCKLLFYLHRVSRGVSLGSTCLLSVFQAITISPRDSSWTKLKRKALKHIDFSIFLCWALYMLANILFPIHVIGKWGNRSISVRKDLGYCSVISSNKITQLVQATLLSFPDVLCLGLMIWASSSMVFILHSHRQWVQHIHRPNNVSPRSSAESRATQSILVLMSTFVSFHSLSSIFQVCIILFDDPSWLLVSISALINGCFPSACPFILTNRISSVFRFYLAWMRNATPTKLMTNM; from the coding sequence ATGGCCTCCAGGGAACTGGTCATAGGAGTGATCCTCTTAACCCAGACCATGGTTGGAATCCTGGGGAACTTCTGTCTCCTTTACCATTATCTCCTCCGTTACTTCACTGGGTGCAGGTTGAGGCCCACAGATTTGATTGTTAAACACCTGATTGTAGCCAACTCCTTATCCCTCCTCTGTAAAGGAGTCCCCCAGACAATGGCAGCTTTTAGGTGGAACAGTTTTCCAAGTGATTTTGGATGCaaacttcttttttatcttcacaGAGTGAGCAGGGGTGTGTCCCTAGGCAGCACCTGCCTCTTGAGTGTCTTCCAGGCCATCACCATCAGCCCCAGGGACTCAAGTTGGACAAAACTTAAAAGGAAAGCTCTCAAGCACATTGACTTCTCCATATTCCTGTGCTGGGCCCTCTACATGCTGGCAAATATCCTTTTTCCTATCCATGTGATTGGCAAATGGGGCAACAGGAGCATCTCGGTGAGAAAGGATTTGGGATACTGTTCTGTGATAAGTAGTAACAAAATCACACAATTGGTACAAGCAACACTGTTATCATTCCCTGATGTTTTATGTTTAGGACTCATGATCTGGGCCAGCAGCTCCATGGTTTTCATCCTGCACAGTCACAGGCAGTGGGTCCAACACATTCATAGGCCTAATAATGTCTCCCCCAGATCCTCTGCTGAGTCCAGAGCCACCCAGAGCAtccttgtcctgatgagcacgtTTGTGTCCTTCCACTCCCTTTCCTCCATCTTCCAAGTCTGCATTATTCTATTCGATGATCCCAGCTGGTTGCTGGTGAGCATCTCTGCCTTGATCAATGGATGTTTCCCAAGTGCCTGTCCCTTTATTCTCACGAACCGTATCTCCAGTGTGTTCAGGTTCTACTTAGCCTGGATGAGGAACGCAACACCCACTAAACTCATGACAAATATGTAA